From a single Nostoc sp. MS1 genomic region:
- a CDS encoding Crp/Fnr family transcriptional regulator has product MEDRYSLQSPTNPWMISAPFFQGLPETAVEIALNHIVTRTHPANQVILLENDWGGAVYFIVEGWVKIRTYNLEGKEVTLNILGTGELFGEMAALDEVPRSTDVITLTTTVIGSMPSQDFIKLLHTEPLAGVRLSQLMARRLRQVNRRLRLRESDSQSRVADTLLFLAEGQGKRGQTGTEIPNLPHRELSSLSGLARETVTRVLTRLEKKGLIKRDQDTICIPDLSALEKMLI; this is encoded by the coding sequence ATGGAAGACCGATATAGCTTGCAGTCCCCTACTAATCCCTGGATGATCTCGGCTCCCTTTTTTCAAGGGCTACCAGAAACTGCTGTAGAAATAGCTCTCAATCATATTGTTACACGTACACACCCAGCTAATCAGGTCATTCTACTAGAAAATGACTGGGGCGGAGCTGTATATTTTATAGTCGAAGGTTGGGTAAAAATCCGCACTTACAATCTAGAAGGAAAAGAGGTCACACTAAATATTCTTGGCACAGGAGAATTATTTGGGGAAATGGCTGCCCTAGATGAAGTACCCCGTTCTACGGATGTGATCACTCTAACTACTACAGTAATTGGTAGTATGCCTTCCCAAGATTTTATCAAACTGCTGCATACAGAACCTTTGGCGGGCGTGCGTTTATCACAGTTGATGGCTCGGCGCTTGCGTCAAGTAAATCGGCGGTTGCGCTTGCGAGAATCTGATAGTCAATCTAGAGTGGCAGATACTTTGCTATTTTTGGCAGAAGGTCAAGGAAAACGGGGGCAAACAGGAACCGAAATCCCTAATTTGCCGCATCGTGAACTGAGTAGTTTGAGTGGTCTGGCACGCGAAACTGTCACTAGGGTCTTGACAAGGCTGGAAAAAAAAGGCTTGATTAAGCGAGATCAAGACACTATTTGTATCCCTGATTTGTCAGCCTTAGAAAAGATGTTAATCTAA
- a CDS encoding DUF2232 domain-containing protein — protein MSILDSLPDEPEEDTSPESQTEHNSKSDNPEPKQNTLLSPQLKVDAPLRMVETAFLASASGLIWFINFYFPLGPVLRIFFPVPIALVYLRWGRRAAWMAAVTSGLLLSVLMGPVRSLLFVMPFAFMGVLLGAAWYRRTPWIISITLGTLLGTLGVFFRLWLLSVLSGEDLWIYLITQVTELIEWIFLKLGLLNTPSVFLIQLGAVALIVINNFIYLFVVHLAALLLLDRLGNPIPRPPHWVQVLMDY, from the coding sequence ATGAGTATTTTAGATTCTCTGCCAGATGAGCCAGAGGAAGATACATCCCCTGAATCTCAAACCGAACATAACTCAAAATCAGATAACCCAGAACCAAAGCAAAACACCTTACTATCTCCCCAACTGAAAGTTGATGCTCCCTTAAGGATGGTAGAGACGGCTTTCTTAGCAAGTGCTTCTGGCTTAATTTGGTTTATCAATTTCTACTTTCCCCTTGGCCCGGTGTTGCGGATATTTTTCCCCGTGCCGATCGCTCTAGTTTACCTACGTTGGGGTAGACGAGCGGCATGGATGGCGGCTGTAACTTCTGGTTTACTGTTGTCTGTGCTGATGGGGCCAGTCCGTAGCTTGTTGTTTGTCATGCCTTTTGCCTTTATGGGTGTGCTACTCGGCGCAGCATGGTATCGTCGCACTCCTTGGATTATTTCAATTACTTTAGGTACGCTATTAGGTACTTTAGGTGTCTTTTTCCGATTGTGGTTATTATCGGTGTTGTCCGGGGAAGACCTATGGATTTACTTAATTACCCAAGTAACAGAACTGATAGAGTGGATATTCTTGAAGTTGGGATTGTTAAATACTCCTAGTGTATTTTTAATTCAGCTTGGGGCAGTAGCATTAATTGTCATCAATAACTTTATCTATCTGTTTGTTGTACATTTAGCTGCCTTGCTGCTTCTAGACCGTTTAGGAAATCCCATTCCCCGCCCTCCCCATTGGGTACAAGTTTTGATGGATTATTAA